The stretch of DNA TTTAGACCTACGCTGTAATATTAGAAAGTCCTCAATGGACCGTATTCAGGAGGACACTTCTCAGCTAATACTCATacatcaaaatatatattttttttggtccTACACAGACGACATTGTACAACAGAAAAATGCACTGTAAATTAACCCTACACCCTTCGCTTTAAGATATAAATATAGATTCACATCTAAACCTTTGCATCCAATAACCCTAAGCGTGGGACATAAGTCCTTGATGCTATAAAATGTCGAAGTAAAATATACGGTTGAAAGAAGATACgctataaataaaaaggtaaaCTATCGTTCAAGGCTGTTGGGGGACAAAATTTCCTTATAGAGTAAAAGATACGTACAACACCTACCTATACTATTATACCTATCCTCGCCAAAGGGAAACTGTGAAAAttgtgggatagggcatgaaggaaacgattattatttctttaactttctttattttaaacgtggtataattttgtactttttctcTTATtcaaacaaccgtccgccattttcCTGTCATTCCGTAATCCTTGTAAAACTTGGTAATCGTCAACTATGTATccatcccggacgagcccccaaTGACAGTTTGGCCTAGCCTACCAACACAGATGACCTGTATGTCATTAGAAAGACTTTTGTTGACTAACTGACTATTATTACCTCTTTATTTTGTTCGAATTACAAAGTTCCGTAAGTGGTGGGGATACACATGTGAGGCGGACCTTATGCGTGTGGAGCAACTCCGCAGACCATGCTCCACCTAATCGCATGTCCACTGTGCCTTAACTTGCTCGCGGAACCTGATGAGCGCTTCCGTCCATATGTCAATATGGCCGTGGCAGCATATTGGGCTGGCAAATTATAGGACCACTAGCTATTAACCGCGACTTCGTTCACGTGAagccctactattaaaactatagaagtttcatataGTTAAGTTTTAGtttcccgtgcttcggaaggcacgttaagccgttgatcccggttactacttactagtgtaagttagtagtcgttacatgagcaatgtcagaggccttgggcggctcaatagtaaccctgacaccagggttgatggggttggttatccacctcacaactcacacgatagaagaagtttcatacaaactttaccACCCCTTTTTTACGCCTTTAAGGGTTGTTAAAAACCCCCATGCATAATTTGAGATTCCTAGCACTTGTGGTTCCgcagatttcgtgatgagtgagtgagttagttcagtgacctttcgcttttagaggtatatacgtatatagatTTTAAATGACTTGTCATCGATACGAATGGAAGAGTACCGTAAGATATAGGCCCTTGCAGTGTTTGCAAGCCTTACAAGAAAAGTATGAAGAAGTGAATCTGAAATTATTAGAGGCTTacacatgaatttgaaaacaaattcgagaatcattggtttaggcctgtgctagattcgattctgcgacctcaaagtgagaggcaaccgttctaccaactgggctaccacggctctttcgAGCCAAGTGTCTACAAGTAGATTTCCAACAATTTTGAGCTATACCTATCCCAATAGCGAGTATgtggatattttatttacatagttTGTAGTATCCAAAGCCCATATTTTAAGCCATGTCGGCCCCTTATTTATAGCTACCGTTAAAGTTTTGGATAAGCCCCAATCTACCTAACAAGGCCAATTGGGAAATCATCAAACTGGGCTGTTGACAGTTACTTAAACTTTCCATGAGTCGAAAGCAGTTAATATGGGCAGAAATACAATTAGTAAAGTGCGATTTTAAATTCTACGAAGTTTTTGCTGAGTTATTGTCTAGAGTTGCTAGTCGAAATACAACTAGAATATAAAGTAGGCTTTTTATTAAGTTACTAGGTATAACTTATATATTTAGTTCTGTACATGGTTTGTGACACTAAAAACTGAATACtttttataatgaaaataatcttctttttcttattgaGGTGTTGGTAGTGTTGAgatgttgtgaggtggaataccaacctcattaaccctggtgtcagggttatgattgagccgccaaaggcccctaacatggctcatataacgattactcacatcagtaaatagtaaccgggaccaacggcttaacgtgccttccgaagcacggatcatcttactttcggacattcaggtgatcagcctgtaatgaagATAATCAAATTGGTCTTGTTCTTTGTCATTGTAATAGGCTTGCTCACATGGGAGTTAAACATAGCTGCCGAGAAGTGAGTGTAGATACTATAgctatacacatctgcctacccctgcgggaatacaggcatgatgttattttataatgatACTTTCTCTAAAACGTGAAAAGAacctaattttaaaaaacatttttcgttTTCTTTCACCTTTGTTCACAATATAATAAAGGCATAAAGTCTAAAGCATTGTCCGTTCTACTTTCGCCTTCCGTGGACTGGAGATATTCCATTTAACCTTTCGTACTACGTAAAATTCTGGTTTCAACAAAGTTATCGTAATGTTTTATAGCTGACCTTACATTAATTTGACGGTTTAGTTCGCACCCTCGCATTGTGCGGTATCAAAGCCGGTAAGCTATCATTATCTAACTTCAGTTACCTATAACTATTATACATTTCTGTGCTTCGAATGCAGCTTGTTTGTATTGGTATTGTTATTTGCAATGGCAAATACGTCTGTTGAAATTATCTTAAGCCCCGTCCAGTacccaacataacataaatatcctatatacgtcacacccctgggcacaggcctccccctcaatcaaccggagggggtatggagcataccccaccacgctgctgcgtTGTGAGTTGGTGGAAATGTTTAGACTagcagcccgggaccaacgcctcaacgtgcgctccgaagcacggaatcatcttactttttcgggcaatcaggtgattcagctttCAATGTCccagccaaacaaaggacagtatcacaaagtgttttcgacaatgtccccatcgggatcaTCCTATCTTATGCCTCGAGGTGCTATCTCATCGAGCTAGGTCACTGCCTCGAGCCCTATTTCGCCCTGCCTGTGGTCTGCCGATCATATGCTTAACCTCGGTAGCATGTTAGGTGTTCTGCCAGTATTTTTGCCAAAGCAACATAATGTCCTCCATTAAACGTTCCCGCCCTAAAATAGAACTTTCCACGTTCGACCCCAATTGCCAACAAACACATATAAATTTGATAATTGCTTTGTCATTTTATGGTGATTAACACTATAGAATGTGGCTTAATTAATGTTTGCttattcattttatgtattaattaGTCTCCACCAAACCGTAGAATCTACCTCCGATAGATTGAGGGGAGAcatgtgcccagcaatggaaAATAAATGTTCATTCGTTGAAAAAAGTTTCCCTCACTTCTAAATGGATAGTACTGTAATAGTTAAGATGTGATTatacatgtcatcatcatctccgaagcgttatcccgtttctcacaggatctctaacctgaagatttgacaggtccggttttttacagaagcgactgccgctGCCGGTCTGgccttcaaacccgcgaagggaaaaccagcccaatacagattaggtcacagaaacacatttctcggggatgtgggtttcctcatgataatttccttcaccgctgagaacgtgcTAATCacttataatccaaacatgaattcgaaaacaaattctaaaatcattgttttaggcccgtgccgggattcgaacctgcgacctcataattagagtcaagcgttctttcaactgggccaccacggctcTCATTATACAAACGGATATgactatacacatacataaaataataataataaaaaagtttatttaggtaaaatctacgacacacatatacatttacatacataaaatcacgcctgtaatccaggcacaagtaatcaaagacgactTACTGcctttgatacgaagtccttagAGGGATATGAATAACGCTATGAttacaagggatcagcctatcgcccataaaaaGCATATTATATAGATAGTCTATAACCTACAAACCTACCTCTATTAACCTTAACCTGCCTCGCTATCTACGCGCAGGAAGAGATGTGGGCTATGTCGATAGGTGATTTACATAATGCGATTGccatttgttttaaatttctacATTTCAGCGAATTCATAGCGCAGTTTTGAAAGTAACGACTCTATTACTCACgataaaatgaaaatgttgtGCACGGCAATGCACAATAATGCTAGTACAGGTTCTAAGTAAGGGcggaagatataattatgacgtAATGAGCTTTAAGTGTAGTCGCTCACTATTCAATTCAATATGCAGATTGCAGATCAATTTCAAGACTACTGACGCGTAGTGTCGAGTACGTACGGTCACAACTAAACAACAACATgacttagcatcacgcctgtatccccgaaggggtagtcagaagtgggtgtatatgaatatacacccacttgtcgccagctatgtttaaatcccatgtaataaagggcgagcctattgctattaagcAGGCAGAAATCTTGGAAACACAtggtatcaattatctatgatccaaacatgaattcgaactcataaagtcgaattcagtggtttatagcCAGAGCCGGAATTCGAACTTGTGGCCCTACGATACGATGTAGCTCAcgactaaaaatattattatactttagaAACTTTTCCCATTAATATATGGACATTCGCACATTTGTGGTGAAATGACAGATTGACCAAATGCAAAAGCATTGAGCTGTTATGCTTACGTAAGGACATCAGACTGacattatccagttttttttttttaattaagatgggtttgctcttgacttcgttcttccacaagaagaagagatcgacgttggaacgagcttacccagaaaatgcctattcacccgtgatttaaaggaccccaggttataagactCAGAAAACatcgacgccggcagcccattccattccttggctgtgcgcattatgaaggatgaagcgaagcgcttggtgcggattagtggtatgtcaaccaagtaaggatggtaacccgccgtacgtctggatgtcctcagatggaatggacttggtggaatgagctgatggagctcctgtgcacactccccgaagttcCCAACATACCTACTACCAAGTAAAATATTCCGATAATTCCACATGCAATTCAAATTCTTAGGAGGCGTCTGCATATCTGTTGAGAGATTTTCATATAAACATTCTTAAGCTTCACCTGCATGCTGCAGTTCAATTTTCGAAGAATCTTAGCGAATGAGGTCACGAAAGGTGAGGTAAACGGTTCTTGTGGCAAAGTTCGCGTGTTCAAATCGTTCGAACTATCGTTGCTCTTTTAAGACCGGTCTTAACCTATTTCCGCCATGTTAAGGTTAATGAAAAATACAAATTGCGAaaacgttttgtaaaaaaaaacaatcctgATATTGACCACTTTTTCGTTCAATCCTTCTTCACATTTAGGTATATTCTTGACTACACCACGCCTAATAAGATTTTTGATAAAAACAGTAAAAGAGCATCATAGCTCTACTATATTATTAAGGCGtcagaaaaagtaaaaatatagatTTTAATATTCGGGCCAAATATTAGGTTTATTTACTAGTCATGAGTCAGATTCGCAGTTAACCGATGTTTGTCGGTTAACTGCGAATCTGACTCATGACGATGATCACTAACACAGCTGActccaccattatagacggcaatacggctcaccctatcacgttggcctaacagataGCTAGGTGATGCTTGGCCTCGGTGCCGCGAGgcggatgtaactctgactaccgtaattgggatatagttttgagcttacgttatgtgagtttatttattgtagattttccaaaGACGGCATTTACAAGCACTGCGGGTCGTTCCATACCTAttgaaaatactgaaatcttctttttaattccttattttttccaGGAAATCCTCACAGAACTGAGTCGAGGCGCAGGCAGCACCCCGGAAGGCGCTCTGAACGCGATGCTGCAGTTCATCTTCCAGCAAAGCACCGCCGACACCCGCTGGCTGCGACGCCGCATGGCCACGGAACTAGCAGAGCTGCTCGCCAAGACATCCTCTGGGAAGATCTTCGAGTCCTTGACTGTAAGCTTTACATGACAtaatagctgcaagaaaaacctcgtctAGGACCcagtgccgaagtttttcttgcaactactttgcctcggctatacaggttgtgagaagctgcagcagtttttggacggatgagacgttccttatgtaaaaattCAGTGTAGGTAGTTATGTTACCAagcgaataaatatattttttaattcgaatttgaatatatatactatactccaccatgctgctccagtgcagattggtggtggTATTCGAGCTAGTACCCAGGGCCAACATGTCATCCTACCTCCCGCAATGTAGAACCAACTTGCATTTTTAAAAACTCAAGTGATTTAATCTGCAATGTCTTATACAGACAAAATTTGATAATTGGGATAGAAATACAGGGACAAGAAAGTTTTAACAGTTCTATGAAGTCACAGTTCTATAGAACTAATAGGAGTTAccgatttcgacaatgtgcacatcgggaatcgaacccggactccGAATCGTAAgccacgctctaaccactagcgCATAGAGCGATGGCCTGCTACCCCAAAGAGAAAAACCTAATTAcaagttacgtcacataccCCCAAAACATTTTCTCGGACAAAAAGTCAGACATAATTTCCTTTACCGTTAGGCACGTGATTTGGGAACAAATTCGGATTTAGTTGTTTCCGGGGTCCCgagattttatttaatacaataacACTTCCTTTCTTACTCAAAAAAATCTTAATTCTACTTAGATATgagtatgaaatattattataggtatCCAGTTAAGTTATTGCGCAGGACTGCGAAATGACCCAAATGAAATTAAGAGACCTTTGTTTAGACGTGGGACTttgttgaccaaattggaattGATAGTCCCACTGGGATATATCCATTccattattatgtttataagCGTAGCACAGTGACGtagcaattatttttacttGGGTCAATATGATTTTTTGATCTGTAGCTCTTTCAAATCAGTAATTTCGTAAGCGCGTCCTTAGAAACTAAAATATTTCGTTTAAAATCGTAATCTCAGTCGTAGTCGTAAGATAGGTGCGGTATGGGTAcatggttcatcttgcgataagtCATGAGGCCAGGCATAAATTTCGTTAGTCATTTCCTCCTGGATGAAAACTTGTAGGATGGTTCGTAGAGATGATAATGAAGCCCGTAAATGACAGCTACGGATCCATTGGTATGGTTGACCTGCTGCAGCAGCTGCCTCGCAAAGTtgtagaatatatatttttcaaacatCGACTCCCGATTGAAAATCCCAACAAATAATAGCTAACCTGAAAATGCGTCTCTTCTGacgttaaaatataataagagggtaaaaaataaatatcttactACGCAATAGATAATAGGTAAGAAACGTCAACAATTATTCCAGTCAATCTTCAGCAGTTCATCTACTATTAATCACTAAAACCACATCTACATCAAAACAGTAGGCGAAACAAACTTAGTACTAATTCGTTTACCCTCCCGTCGCTAGAGGTTTATTTACAAACTGAATTACTAAAGGTCGCCACAGGGATTTTGTAATGCTCTGTAAATTTTGTTATCAGCAACCGTGAAGGGATGAAGGACACAAGGGCAGGCGGTAGATAAGGTTTCCATCACAGTAATTGGAAATTTAATACGAGGTACATACGACTGAAAATGCTTTCtcatatttattattcagaTTTGTGTAGTTATCATGATTATAGGGTTTGAAAATATTTCGTCTTCGTAATCGTTATCGACGtattctatattttataatagtcCTATTCATACCTACGTAAAATACACTAAACAATTGGTACATTTTATAGAGCAGAGAATTATTTATTGACCATGTCTCTTCAAATGATATGCAACCCCGTTTGACGCGAGGTGTCTAGTCTCGTTACATCGGGTTATCACTTTGTCGTTATTTCAAATAACTTCTGttactttattaatttcataataCAGTTTACCTACATCTTaaaaccaggggggttaaaaaagacacatcgaagcaatttatctaaaaagcaatattgctttttaaacgaATTGCTCCAACTTTTGAATTTTCCCCCACAGCTCCGTTCCCTAGAAGTGGGCTCAGAGTTTCCGAGCATCAATAACTTGCGTCTTCTTAGCGGCGAGTTGGAAGACGACGGAGCAAGACTGCGGTCCTTAGACTTGAAGTTCGACTTGGCGTACGACGGCAACTTCAGAATCGATGTTGACGCTGTTATGCTGCTAGGAAAGATTGCTAACATATCTATTACTGGTaagatttatttacattttattattgttacttttaattcttctttctttctgatAAGCTATGTATCACGATGGACTATCTGGTTTCTACGTATCGCGTtatgaataattatattaccataTTTTAATatcgggcacgggccttccctatccatccatagggaaggcctgtgtcccagcagtggggacgttaatgggctgatgatgatgatgatgatgatgaaacttacAGAATAATCTTATGCCattggtgaggcgtgggtactctTATTATGCGATGGACTACCCTAATAGGAAAAACGTCATAAATGTTATGTTCATTTTATTGAACACCCGATgaacaaataaaacattatctaaacacatttttttaagcTGAATATATTTTTTCGCAGTGGAAAGCCTAAGCGGTAATGTACGAGTAATGTTCCGTCGTACACCTTACATGCATTGGGCGATCGCGTTCGAGGCACCGCCGAAGCTGGAGCTCCGGGTACGAGGCCGCTTCCAAGGCAGACAGCTCAAGCCTAGATTGGCTTCGTTGGTCGCCGCGCACATACGCAGAGCCGTCGCACAAAGACATACGCTTCCAAATTACAAAATACGGTAAGGGAATTACTTTATGAGACAGTAAACCGTAGTCGCGCCTGTGCTTTCACTGTCAATGTCTTCGCGATTCTATACTAACTAGAAGAGTTCTTTTCCATGCGATAGGtagattaagtacctattactcTATTGTTTGGGTACACATATATACGTAAACTCTTGCCTATCTCCAACAGATCAGACTATGAAATCCCATTTGCTTTGACCGAGGCACACTTCgaaaaacataaattacttaTTGTCAGGAACTAGCTCTTGCTGAAGACTTCATCTCTATAGAATCTCACTCTCTTTCGCCATCTTAGGAGTTATGTTTGTAAAAATCCTTTCTTAGACACAATCAACCTTATATTTCACctatattataaaagtaaaaggTCAGtaactcactcatcacgaaatctcaggaactacaagtgctagaagtctcaaattttgcatgggagTGAACCCCATGCGACGCCATTGAGACTTCAGGACGTAGCTGTTCACTAATACGGGATTTTGCCAGATTCAACCCCTAAGATGCCTTCTATAGTTTAAATTGtagggtttcacgcgaacgaaaTCGCGGGTAACAGttggtatatatatttataataaagtgTTGATTGCGGCTCGTTGCAGATACAAACCGTTCTTCCCAAAGTCAGAGCCGGGTAGCGCAGAAGGCGAGGAGGGCCCGACCCCGCACGGCAAGCTGACCGTGCGGCTGGTGGAGGTGACCCGACTGCAATGGGCAGGCACCAGCGCCACTGTGCGCGCGGCGCTGGCTGTGGACTCGCACGGCTGGGTGAGATTCTAAACATGTAGAAGATGAAGCAATTTGTATTGTTTCTGAGTTCTAAGTCCCACAGCTTAGCGTCGGCATAGTCTGGTCATAACCCCGAAAGGTACATCAACGTATAACGTATCATCTTACCAAATCTACATAACCTAAAAACCGTCATATCACATGGTTTTCAGGTTTTGTGACCGATTAATCGCAATAGGCttgccctctattacatgggacttatacTCGAGGTGTGGGTGTACTATAAGATACACCTTCTACCCCTTTGAGGATGGCGTGAAGCTATTTTGCGTTGTGTTATATTGTGTATAGTGCCAATAATTGCATTATTCCTGCAGGTATCTCTCCGCCGAGGCGTGCTAGTCCTAGACATAGTGTTGCCAGCAGTGAGCGGGCCGCTGGGCCTCGTGTGTTGCCAGGGTGTGGGCGTGGTTCTGGTAGATACTGTGGTGCCGATGTCACCGGCCTACCGCGCTGACTTGCGCAGAGATGACGTCGTGCTCGCCATAGATAATAAACCTGTCAATAATGTTGCTCAGGTTAGTATCTTATGAACTTCAAGGCGTATCCATGTTCAGGGACGAAAAGACAAACTTAGAATGTTTCAAGCTGCTTATTATCTTAGTTACGCAGTATCATCCGAGTAAGTGACCACGTTAACAGTCCAGTTGTTGAACGTTGGATTCACAATCCGGAATtatatagttcatcttgcgatggatgtacttctgactacctcaTTTGGGGTATAATCGTGAgaattaaatgtaattttgttaTGTATTATACTTCTCAGGTAGGCAAACTTCTTCGCTGCGTAGAGCGGCGCGCAGTGACAGTGCGCGTACGTCGCGGAGGCAATACGAGCACGGCTCGACGGGAAGAATTGACGGAGCCCAAGCGCATGCGCGCCAACTTTTCCTTCCGACGTGTGTCGGAAGTTATGGAGGGTGTAAGAATGCAAGGAATGCGGTCTGCCGTTTCTAAAACTAGTTTACAGGTTAGTATTAAAAGTACTATTTTTCGCCTTAGGTTGAACCCAATTCTTAACAAAAACATGCTTTATTTTTGAAGTTTGAATTACTAGCGAAGGTTGACAATCATCGCGATGATTTAAAATCTTGACTTGGATTTACTATTAGGTTTAGTTCTTAACCCACACTTTTCCTAGGGTACGTCTTTCCTGAAATTCTTCCATTTTAAGATTATTTAACAGTAGGCCTGTAAAAGTAATCCAAACTCAGAGATTTACAAGTTCGCCATAATAACCTActtttattttgatatataaataatttcccCAAGGATGCAGAAGGCTCCCCAGCAAAATCCCCAGAACCAAAAGAGATTGAGGAACCGAAACAGAAAGCCGAGCCCGTTCGACAGTTGTCGAAGAGTTCCGAAGCGCCAGGAAACTTCGGTCTTCGCAAGCGGCGATGTTCCGTCGAGAACAAATCTTCCGACAGTTCTGCCGGAAGCACGCCCCCTGCCTCTGGAGCAAGCACCCCTCTCAGACAAGCCAATGCTACCAACAAAACCGTCAAACATCCAGACATACCTATCATAAGAACAGATTCCTCAGAATGCAGAGTGTCAGAAAAAGTCGATACAGGCcccgaagaagaagaacaattaTTTGAAACAGGAGGCCCAAGACAAACAGAACACGTAGAAATATGCCAAATGTTTTGGACTAAAAACGTGCAAATAAAACCCATAATACCTTTCGACGAAGAAACAGAATTCAAATTGAATGAGAAtcataaatatttgaatttaaacgTGTGGGCCACGGTGCCGGGGGAGAAAGAGGAAGTTTTGTTAGGATATTTGAATATACCGCTCGCGGCGTTGCTGAGTGAATGTCAGGACTCTACGGTCCCACATCATATGAAGAGATACCAGTTTCTACCACCTGATGTTGATATTAAGTTTAGGTAAGTGCTAGTAATTCTATTAATAAAAATGCTAATTGTGATAAAATATGTAACTCAACCTACAACTCAACATAAGAATATAATAAAGCAACAGAACGGTCACTTACTGGTAGTCTAAGATGGCTAATAGCTAGTCTAACCGACGGTTTAAACATTCATTC from Pectinophora gossypiella chromosome 3, ilPecGoss1.1, whole genome shotgun sequence encodes:
- the LOC126380061 gene encoding PDZ domain-containing protein 8, with the protein product MPDWLWLLAAAVFGAVAALTIPLVFLVHYMRPFEKKKQPDHQYSLPVTIPPEILTELSRGAGSTPEGALNAMLQFIFQQSTADTRWLRRRMATELAELLAKTSSGKIFESLTLRSLEVGSEFPSINNLRLLSGELEDDGARLRSLDLKFDLAYDGNFRIDVDAVMLLGKIANISITVESLSGNVRVMFRRTPYMHWAIAFEAPPKLELRVRGRFQGRQLKPRLASLVAAHIRRAVAQRHTLPNYKIRYKPFFPKSEPGSAEGEEGPTPHGKLTVRLVEVTRLQWAGTSATVRAALAVDSHGWVSLRRGVLVLDIVLPAVSGPLGLVCCQGVGVVLVDTVVPMSPAYRADLRRDDVVLAIDNKPVNNVAQVGKLLRCVERRAVTVRVRRGGNTSTARREELTEPKRMRANFSFRRVSEVMEGVRMQGMRSAVSKTSLQDAEGSPAKSPEPKEIEEPKQKAEPVRQLSKSSEAPGNFGLRKRRCSVENKSSDSSAGSTPPASGASTPLRQANATNKTVKHPDIPIIRTDSSECRVSEKVDTGPEEEEQLFETGGPRQTEHVEICQMFWTKNVQIKPIIPFDEETEFKLNENHKYLNLNVWATVPGEKEEVLLGYLNIPLAALLSECQDSTVPHHMKRYQFLPPDVDIKFSKTHKLASHAGFEPCLCFGDALVWWEWEGAGNARSIPRAPSKDRDTPPRPKPIRAAHDFVRTHFHRSTQCDFCNKKIWLKDAMQCRSCGLCCHKKCVTKCQESSPCVSKQDRDSSAGSGMQPPELIMTEADSIADPDSDEEASERKDSLDVHEEGGGTMSALVAGLRRAGSAHSLTAPKTCASSRSLPPSPSHTPRKQSLEQGNPFAGCGATWLQRGGVSAMLTPALRSALPPDALLAAARDSAPELAAKLSPTQIHEMLQAVREELSAADGGPGGDDAGEGRACALTALMLHCCAAAQLAQHPT